One genomic segment of Gemmatimonadota bacterium includes these proteins:
- a CDS encoding dehydrogenase codes for GEGPTLIEAKTYRTRPHAEGMGLTGVYRTEEEVAKWREKDPISRFRRRILSEGTMTASNLDRIEADVRTEVEEAEREAAASPWPDGDTADRHVYRETV; via the coding sequence GGTGAGGGACCGACCCTCATCGAAGCGAAGACGTACCGCACCCGACCCCATGCCGAAGGGATGGGCCTTACCGGCGTGTACCGCACCGAGGAGGAAGTCGCCAAGTGGCGGGAGAAGGACCCCATTTCGAGGTTCCGGCGCCGTATCCTGTCCGAGGGAACGATGACGGCGTCCAATCTGGACCGGATCGAAGCCGACGTCCGGACGGAAGTAGAAGAAGCGGAAAGGGAAGCGGCCGCCAGTCCATGGCCCGACGGCGACACGGCGGACCGCCACGTGTACCGGGAGACGGTATGA